TGCCGGCCAATGTCACGGTGACCTTTGCCTGCCCCAAGACCGGCTTCTTCAAATTCCCGGCCGCTGACGTTATCGGCGAACTGGTCGTCGCCGATATCGGCATTCCGGCGGCACTGTCGGACGGCATCCGCCTGGCCGTCGCGACGCCGGATGACATCGCGCCGCGCTTACCTGCCCGCCCGCGCGAGGGGCACAAGGGCACCTTCGGCCGGGCGATGATCGTGTCGGGGTCGGGCAACTACACGGGCGCGCCATACCTGTGCGCCGCCGCGGCCGGGCGCGCCGGGGCGGGACTGGTCACGCTGGCCACCACCGTGGCGATCCAGGCGATTGTCGCCGCCGGGCTGCATGAGCCGACGTACCTGCCGCTGCCGTCGGACCAGGGCGCGATTGCAGCTGAGGCGGCCGCGATCGTCGCCGAGCAACTGGGCGGCTACGCCAGCCTGCTCGTAGGCCCGGGTCTGGGCCGCGCACCCGCCACGCGCGAATTCCTGATCGAACTGCTCGCCGGGCCGAAGCTGCCGCCGCTCGTGATCGACGCCGACGGGCTGAACATCCTCAGTGAACAGAAATCGTGGTGGACGCGCCTGCCGCCGCACTCGATCCTGACGCCGCACGCAGGCGAGTTCGCGCGGTTGTCCGGGCTGGCTGTGGAAGCGATCAGCGCCGACCGCGAGGGGGTGGCGGCGGCGCACGCGCAGAAATGGAACCAGATCGTCCTGCTGAAAGGCGCATTCACCGTGATCGCCGCGCCCGACGGACGCGTGACCATGCTGCCGTTCGCCAACCCCGCGCTGGCGACGGCGGGCAGCGGCGACGTGCTGGCCGGCATCATCGCCGGGCTGCTGGCGCAGGCGGTTGCGCCGTACGACGCCGCGCTGGCTGGCGGCTATCTGCACGGGCTGGCCGGCGAGCTGGCGCGCGACGAGATCGGCGATGCCGGCGTGCTGGCTGGCGACCTGCTGGAACGCATACCACGCGCGCGGCGCTGGGTGAAGAACGCCTAGAGCGTTATCTGATACGGCGGGCGGCTCGCGAGCCGCCCCTACGGATAATCCGGGAACGCGCCGTATCGGGTTACTACGGAAAATGCTTTAGAAACAAAAACACCTCACAGGTGCGAGACCGGTGAGGTGTGTCGGTGCTGTGAGTGGTGCGTTACGCCGAGGCGCCGGGCGTCGTCGCGTCCGGGTTGTGAATGCCCTGCCGCAGTTCGTCCATTTTCTTCTCGGCGGCCTGCTTGCCCGTCTCGTACGCTTCCTTGACCTGCGCCATCCGGTCGTCCAGCGTAACGCGCGCGCTTTCCGACAGCGACTTGGAGCGCTCGCGCAGACCGGACGACGCTTCCTCCGCGCGCTTGCGCGCTTCGGCTGACGCTTCCTCGGCCCGCTTGCGCGCTTCGGCCGACAGGTCTTCGGCCTGGTCGCGCAGTTCAATGCCCTTTTCGCGCAGCATCGCGCGGGTATCTTCGCCGGCCTGCGGGGCCATCAGCAGCGCCGCCGCCGCGCCCAGCAAACCGCCGACCACGCCGCCGATAAAAAACCCCGCGGCAAATTCCCAGCCGTTGCTCCCGTTGTCCGCCATCTCCCTGCTCCTTTCGTGTTACCCGTTCGCGTTATTTGCGCCGCGGCTCGCGTCCAAAGAGCGAATCAACCATCGTTTTCGCGCCTGCTACGTAGCCCTGCACCTTCACGAACGGCGCCACCACGTTGTCGCTGACAAACGTCGTGGTGCCGCGCACCGTGTTGATGGTCTCCTGCGCCGATTCCAGGATCGGCTTGACCTCTTCGCGCAGGACCCGCGTCAGACCGCGCAGTTCGAGGATCAGCCAGATAAGCAGCGCGACGACAATCAACGATTCCAGTGCCAGCACGATAATGAAGATGTCGCGCGCCACGGCGATGTTTTCCGCCATATATGAAAATTATAGCACACTCAGCGGGCGCGGACAATTTGCGTTGTGACCACCGCCGCGCAGACCGTCAGACCGGCGGCGATGTGCAGATCCCCGACTGTCGGAAACGGCAACCAGAAGACCGCCGCGAGCGCATGCCCGACCCAGAAGCCAACTTGCGCCCCCACCCACCAGGCGAGCAAGTCGCGCCGCGTCGAACCGCGCGCCAGATAGGCCACGGCGGCAATCAGAGTGGCGATGACCACACCGAGCGCCACCGGGGCCAGCCATTCGATCGTCATACGCGCATCCCCGGCGGCAGAATCAGCCCGCCGCCCAGACAGGTATCGCCGGCGTAGAAGACGGCCGCTTGCCCCGGCGTGATCGCCCGCTGCGGCTGCGCGAAAGTCACCAGCGCGCGCAGGCCATCCTGCGGCTCCACGCGCGCCGGCATTTCCACGCTCTTGTAGCGGATCTTGACCGTGGCATCGAACGC
This DNA window, taken from Chloroflexota bacterium, encodes the following:
- a CDS encoding NAD(P)H-hydrate dehydratase, whose translation is MKIVTVDQMRALERDADVADVSYAQMMESAGRAVAREIARRWPPRGVKVLVLVGPGNNGGDGLVAARHLHDMDAAVWLYLWQRNTDGDRNFALTQERNIPFTRAEDDTDFTALRQLLDDSGLIVDALIGTGANRPIDGLLAQVLGRVRAALSTPRDSDGTARADATLLFRAEREREAPPRGQTHAAVVAIDLPSGINADSGAIDPATLPANVTVTFACPKTGFFKFPAADVIGELVVADIGIPAALSDGIRLAVATPDDIAPRLPARPREGHKGTFGRAMIVSGSGNYTGAPYLCAAAAGRAGAGLVTLATTVAIQAIVAAGLHEPTYLPLPSDQGAIAAEAAAIVAEQLGGYASLLVGPGLGRAPATREFLIELLAGPKLPPLVIDADGLNILSEQKSWWTRLPPHSILTPHAGEFARLSGLAVEAISADREGVAAAHAQKWNQIVLLKGAFTVIAAPDGRVTMLPFANPALATAGSGDVLAGIIAGLLAQAVAPYDAALAGGYLHGLAGELARDEIGDAGVLAGDLLERIPRARRWVKNA
- a CDS encoding YtxH domain-containing protein, encoding MADNGSNGWEFAAGFFIGGVVGGLLGAAAALLMAPQAGEDTRAMLREKGIELRDQAEDLSAEARKRAEEASAEARKRAEEASSGLRERSKSLSESARVTLDDRMAQVKEAYETGKQAAEKKMDELRQGIHNPDATTPGASA